In Phlebotomus papatasi isolate M1 chromosome 1, Ppap_2.1, whole genome shotgun sequence, the following proteins share a genomic window:
- the LOC129798762 gene encoding probable isocitrate dehydrogenase [NAD] subunit alpha, mitochondrial has protein sequence MRTWEISCWGKAYSLHVSRMAARFRFLRKIVSSAPVGARGFASDVQKVTLIPGDGIGPEISAAVQKIFEAAKVPIEWESVDVTPVRYPDGKFGIPPKAIESVNRNKIGLKGPLMTPVGKGHRSLNLALRKEFNLYANVRPCRSLEGYKTLYDDVDVVTIRENTEGEYSGIEHEIVDGVVQSIKLITEDASRRVAEFAFQYAKDNNRSKVTAVHKANIMRMSDGLFLRMCRESAEKYPEVKFEERYLDTVCLNMVQDPRKYDVLVMPNLYGDILSDMCAGLVGGLGLTPSGNIGLNGALFESVHGTAPDIAGKDLANPTALLLSAVMMLRHMNLNSQADAIQKACFEVIKESKYLTGDLGGKAKCSEFTNEICSKL, from the exons ATGCGCACATGGGAGATCAGCTGTTGGGGAAAGGCCTATTCATTGCACGTCTCAAGAATGGCAGCACGTTTTCGCTTCCTCCGCaaaatt GTGTCCAGTGCTCCTGTTGGAGCCCGAGGATTCGCTTCAGACGTCCAGAAAGTCACACTCATTCCTGGAGATGGCATTGGACCAGAAATCTCAGCTGCTGTCCAGAAGATTTTCGAAGCGGCTAAAGTTCCTATTGAATGGGAATCCGTGGACGTTACTCCAGTGCGG TATCCGGACGGAAAATTTGGAATCCCTCCTAAAGCCATTGAGAGTGTCAATCGCAACAAGATCGGTCTTAAAGGGCCTCTAATGACACCCGTAGGCAAGGGACATCGTTCTCTTAATCTCGCTCTGCGCAAGGAATTCAATCTCTATGCAAATGTAAGGCCCTGTCGCAGTCTAGAAGG CTATAAGACCCTCTATGATGATGTGGACGTTGTGACCATTCGTGAGAACACGGAGGGCGAATACTCAGGAATTGAACACGAAATTGTGGACGGAGTTGTGCAGAGTATTAAGCTAATCACTGAAGATGCTTCGAGGCGAGTGGCTGAATTTGCCTTCCAGTACGCAAAGGACAATAACAGAAGCAAGGTGACGGCTGTACACAAAGCCAATATTAT gcGCATGTCTGACGGTCTTTTCTTGCGGATGTGTCGTGAGAGTGCTGAGAAATATCCGGAGGTGAAGTTCGAGGAGCGCTACTTAGATACAGTTTGCCTCAATATGGTGCAGGATCCACGTAAGTACGACGTCCTGGTGATGCCGAATCTCTATGGAGACATCCTCTCGGATATGTGCGCTGGTCTTGTGGGTGGTCTGGGTCTCACCCCGTCCGGAAATATTGGTCTAAACGGTGCCCTGTTTGAATCTGTTCATGGAACTGCTCCAGACATTGCTGGCAAAGATCTGGCTAATCCCACGGCCCTGCTACTGTCGGCCGTGATGATGCTGCGTCACATGAATCTGAATAGTCAGGCAGATGCCATCCAGAAGGCCTGCTTTGAGGTCATTAAGGAGAGCAAGTATCTGACGGGAGATCTGGGTGGAAAAGCCAAGTGCTCGGAATTCACCAATGAAATCTGCTCcaaattgtaa
- the LOC129798765 gene encoding GRAM domain-containing protein 2B-like, which produces RRIKRWSTCQPQNYQKGSQEEQFQFQLYEQSINKQHWHPFSSNDPNGTTQGQTDTNHSTYGQSVVNLNSISRSPSHSSTKSDSKSVRQQLTPSGAGTVANNLRSVSPNQQLKGAGGGGSEKETSTGSGKDAGKEKKRKELSSSRQKKFHRHFQQVSTDEHVINYFSCALVSDILLQGHLYITDNYFAFYSNVFGFVTKLLIPIVSVVKISKEKTAKIIPNAVGVATSDERHVFGSFMSREAAYRLMVSVWRPLVPAEEAPETPATKAPDAEMFECSMEEDSSCSVSGNESPTQIQESSANSDPAPRQRPGVSVVDGLPPDEMPSLVSSNPKPVIFRHAPPPPTLAATTMAKKSFLTRLRPKLPKNLHIVHLGMVLAVILTIFSGFLLYRILDIQARANEFPTLDYKWSGTKDDAELYAEVLKWQKELQSKSLEEAQKMLNSNLDQIVKVRESLETLSTLIHDKLETDPATTGNSGAT; this is translated from the exons ATCAACAAACAGCATTGGCATCCGTTCAGCTCCAACGACCCCAATGGCACCACTCAAGGGCAGACAGACACCAATCATTCCACCTATGGCCAAAGTGTTGTCAATTTGAACTCCATCTCACGGAGTCCCAGTCATAGCTCCACAAAGAGTGATTCCAA ATCTGTGAGGCAGCAGTTGACGCCGTCAGGAGCTGGCACGGTGGCGAACAATCTGCGCAGCGTGAGTCCCAATCAGCAGCTGAAGGGAGCCGGTGGTGGCGGAAGTGAGAAGGAGACAAGTACAGGGAGTGGTAAAGATGCTGGCAAagagaagaaaagaaaagagcTGAGTAGCTCACGTCAGAAGAAATTCCATCGACATTTTCAGCAAGTTTCCACAGATGAACATGTGATTAATT ATTTTTCCTGTGCACTCGTTAGTGATATCCTCTTACAAGGACATTTATACATAACCGataattattttgcattttactCAAATGTTTTTGGCTTTGTGACAAAA CTCCTGATTCCAATTGTGTCTGTGGTAAAGATATCTAAGGAGAAGACAGCAAAAATCATCCCAAATGCCGTTGGAGTGGCCACAAGTGATGAGCGTCATGTCTTTGGGAGCTTCATGAGTCGCGAAGCTGCCTACAGACTGATGGTTAGTGTTTGGAGGCCTCTTGTTCCGGCTGAAGAAGCTCCAGAAACTCCTGCCACAAAAGCACCAGATGCAGAAATGTTTGAGTGCAGCATGGAGGAGGACAGTAGTTGCTCAGTTAGCGGAAATGAGAGTCCAACGCAAATCCAGGAGTCCTCAGCTAATAGCGATCCAGCTCCTCGGCAAAGACCCGGAGTTTCTGTAGTGGATGGCCTCCCGCCGGACGAGATGCCTTCACTTGTGTCCAGCAATCCTAAACCTGTGATTTTCCGTCATGCCCCTCCTCCACCAACCCTTGCAGCGACTACTATGGCAAAAAAATCCTTCTTGACTAGATTGCGGCCCAAGCTGCCTAAAAATTTGCACATTGTCCACTTGGGAATGGTGCTGGCGGTTATTCTTACCATCTTCTCAGGCTTCCTCCTTTACCGGATTCTCGACATCCAGGCCAGAGCCAATGAATTCCCCACACTTGACTATAAATGG TCTGGCACCAAGGATGACGCAGAACTCTATGCTGAAGTTTTAAAGTGGCAGAAGGAGCTCCAATCAAAGAGCCTTGAGGAGGCACAAAAGatgttaaattcaaatttagatcAAATTGTGAAG GTGAGAGAGAGTCTCGAGACACTTTCGACGCTCATTCATGACAAATTGGAAACAGATCCGGCAACAACTGGCAATTCTGGAGCCACATGA